The Xiphophorus hellerii strain 12219 chromosome 5, Xiphophorus_hellerii-4.1, whole genome shotgun sequence genome window below encodes:
- the ptpn9b gene encoding tyrosine-protein phosphatase non-receptor type 9 codes for MAEALTTQEQLAVEEFLREVRSREHPHSAGLVSQPTAVKFLMARKFDVSRAIDLFQAYKNTRIKEGIININPDEEPLRSELLSGKFTVLPGRDANGAALALFTARLHRPDITTHKAVLQAIIYQLDKAIESLETQKDGLIFIYDMTNSSYGNFDYELCVKILNLLKGAFPARLKCVFIVSSPLWFRAPFAVLRLFVREKLRERVSTVRAHELVSHIPVSSLPEHLGGTSQYSHVAWIQSCVNMQSNTAQGDTQEHDTHDCVGSLLRSYSLDNSNASIGTVPSHTLQGTERAVANANCYDDNNANPQNHIVGVEGRTQGPGQYQQGSNSSADKSQGNHQHWNGTALGGANTGVGPNSNMNGRAPTQSDTPPNTPLSQKADDDPAAGTTTNPASRFQNEAVKEEDEDEEQEGVPPLPQKALPRPPNQAASQSPPLSSSWGPDDDENLYTEVSVHMPDQGGMTVHQLVEYVKRKKKKGIYQEYEDIRKEPPAGTFDYSKKMSNQIKNRYSDVLCLDQSRVRLCQLCDDEDETSDYINASFMDGYKRSNAYIATQGPLPKTFVDFWRMVWEQLVLIIVMTTRVVERGRVKCGQYWPLEEGRTEQHGYFMVKNTHIQVFQDFKLSYLELYNTQSGEKREVCHYLYVSWPDFGVPKSASAMLDFREHVLERRKAAVQSLGSSWRGPPGGPPVVVHCSAGIGRTGTFCTLDICLSQLEDVGTANVHQTVRRMRTQRAFSIQTWDQYYFCYTAVIEYAQRHGRLSPVQWSDSELETDSE; via the exons ATGGCGGAAGCCTTGACAACTCAGGAGCAGCTG GCTGTGGAGGAGTTCCTGAGAGAAGTGAGGAGCAGGGAGCACCCCCACAGCGCTGGGCTTGTCTCCCAGCCTACAGCTGTTAAGTTTCTTATGGCCCGCAAGTTTGACGTCTCCAGAGCCATCGATCTATTCCAAGCATATAAG aATACCCGGATCAAAGAGGGTATCATCAATATAAACCCAGACGAGGAACCCCTCCGCTCTGAGTTGCTAAGTGGCAAATTTACAGTCCTG CCTGGCCGAGATGCTAATGGTGCTGCCCTAGCACTCTTCACTGCTCGCCTCCATCGGCCAGACATCACCACCCACAAAGCTGTTCTGCAGGCCATCATCTATCAGCTGGATAAAGCCATAGAGAG tttggaaactcaaaaagacggactcatatttatttatgacatGACAAACTCAAGTTATGGAAATTTTGACTACGAACTCTGTGTCAAGATTTTGAATTTGCTCAAG GGGGCGTTTCCTGCCCGATTAAAATGCGTCTTCATTGTGTCCTCCCCACTTTGGTTCCGAGCGCCTTTCGCAGTTCTTCGACTTTTTGTCAGAGAAAAGCTGAGGGAAAGG GTATCTACAGTGAGAGCTCACGAGTTGGTCAGTCATATTCCAGTCTCCTCCCTCCCTGAGCATCTTGGTGGAACATCCCAGTACAGCCACGTGGCCTGGATCCAGTCCTGTGTTAACATGCAGTCCAACACCGCCCAGGGTGACACACAAGAACACGACACACATGACTGCGTGGGAAGCCTGTTGCGCTCCTACAGCTTGGACAATAGCAACGCAAGCATTGGTACAGTGCCTTCCCACACCCTCCAGGGTACTGAGCGAGCCGTGGCTAACGCCAACTGCTACGATGACAACAATGCTAACCCTCAGAACCACATTGTCGGTGTGGAGGGCAGGACTCAAGGCCCAGGCCAGTACCAACAGGGCTCCAACTCCAGTGCAGACAAGTCGCAGGGAAACCACCAGCACTGGAACGGTACGGCCTTGGGCGGAGCCAACACAGGCGTTGGTCCCAACTCAAACATGAATGGCCGAGCCCCTACCCAGTCAGACACTCCCCCCAACACACCGCTATCACAGAAAGCCGATGACGACCCAGCAGCTGGCACCACAACAAACCCTGCCAGCCGGTTTCAGAACGAAGCTGTgaaggaggaggatgaggacgAAGAGCAGGAAGGGGTTCCTCCGCTGCCTCAGAAAGCTCTGCCCCGCCCACCCAACCAGGCTGCATCGCAGTCCCCACCCCTGTCTTCGTCATGGGGTCCGGATGACGATGAGAATCTTTACACGGAGGTATCGGTTCATATGCCGGACCAGGGAGGAATGACGGTCCATCAGCTGGTGGAGTATGtcaagaggaaaaagaagaaggggATTTACCAGGAGTACGAGGACATTCGCAAGGAGCCTCCAGCCGGCACCTTCGACTATTCCAA aaaaatgtcaaatcagattaaaaaccGGTACAGTGATGTTCTGTGCCTGGACCAATCACGGGTCAGACTCTGTCAACTCtgtgatgatgaagatgag acatCAGATTACATAAATGCCAGTTTCATGGATGGGTACAAGAGAAGCAATGCCTACATCGCTACTCAAG GTCCGTTGCCAAAAACATTTGTTGACTTTTGGCGAATGGTATGGGAGCAGTTGGTACTTATCATTGTCATGACCACCAG GGTGGTAGAGCGTGGACGGGTCAAATGTGGTCAGTACTGGCCGCTGGAGGAGGGTAGAACTGAACAGCATGGATACTTTAtggttaaaaacacacacatccaggtGTTTCAGGATTTCAAGCTCTCCTATCTTGAACTATACAACACACAG TCTGGAGAGAAACGGGAAGTTTGTCACTACCTCTATGTCAGCTGGCCAGACTTTGGGGTGCCTAAAAGTGCTTCAGCTATGTTGGACTTTCGTGAGCATGTACTTGAAAGAAGGAAGGCAGCAGTGCAAAGCTTGGGGTCCAGCTGGAGAGGCCCTCCAGGGGGCCCTCCGGTGGTTGTGCATTGCAGTGCTGGCATCGGTCGGACAG GCACATTCTGCACACTCGACATCTGCCTGTCACAGCTGGAGGACGTAGGCACAGCAAACGTTCATCAGACGGTGCGAAGGATGCGCACACAGAGGGCTTTCAGCATCCAGACCTGGGACCAGTACTATTTTTGCTACACTGCCGTCATAGAGTACGCCCAGCGACATGGGAGACTGAGCCCAGTGCAGTGGTCCGACTCAGAATTAGAAACAGACAGCGAGTGA